A genomic stretch from Dehalococcoidia bacterium includes:
- a CDS encoding polyprenyl synthetase family protein: MVASRLYGPVQQDLALVEEVIGSLRQVDYQPLAQMLELVLSTSGKRLRPALVLLAGTFGHYRLDLLVPLAASVELLHTATLVHDDVIDSADTRRGRPTVNSVFHNSTCVMLGDYMFAHAAELVARTGNIRVIRLFAHTLMVMARGEITQDMSAYDSRQDVQEYLHRIAGKTASLFATACEGGAIVAEEPEEWIQALREYGYNLGMAFQIVDDILDFTGDEAEMGKPVGSDLMQGTLTLPSLLLMQRYPADNPVQRFFRERTEDHLQQAVLMVRESDIPAESYAMANQFCRRALEALSPLPATEARRTLEELAQYILERRS; this comes from the coding sequence CCTGGTAGAGGAGGTCATCGGCTCCCTGCGCCAGGTGGACTATCAGCCCCTGGCCCAGATGCTGGAGCTGGTGCTCTCGACCTCCGGCAAGCGGTTGCGGCCGGCCCTGGTGCTGCTGGCGGGCACCTTCGGCCATTACCGGCTGGACCTGCTGGTGCCTCTGGCCGCCTCGGTGGAGCTGCTGCACACGGCCACCCTGGTGCACGACGACGTCATCGACAGCGCCGACACCCGCCGCGGGCGCCCCACGGTCAACAGCGTCTTCCACAACAGCACCTGTGTGATGCTGGGGGACTACATGTTCGCCCATGCTGCCGAGCTGGTGGCCCGCACTGGCAACATCCGCGTCATCCGCCTTTTCGCCCACACGCTGATGGTCATGGCCCGCGGCGAGATCACCCAGGACATGTCGGCCTACGACTCCCGTCAGGACGTGCAGGAATACCTGCACCGCATCGCTGGCAAGACTGCCTCCCTGTTCGCCACGGCCTGCGAGGGCGGGGCCATCGTGGCTGAAGAGCCGGAGGAATGGATCCAGGCCCTGCGCGAATATGGCTACAACCTGGGGATGGCCTTCCAGATCGTGGACGACATTCTGGACTTCACCGGCGACGAGGCGGAGATGGGCAAGCCCGTGGGCAGCGACCTCATGCAGGGCACCCTCACCCTGCCCTCGCTCTTGTTGATGCAGCGCTATCCGGCAGACAACCCGGTGCAGCGCTTCTTCCGCGAGCGGACGGAGGACCACCTGCAGCAGGCGGTGCTCATGGTGCGAGAATCGGACATCCCGGCCGAGTCCTATGCCATGGCCAACCAGTTCTGTCGGCGGGCCCTCGAGGCGCTGTCGCCCCTGCCGGCGACGGAGGCCCGTCGCACCTTGGAGGAGCTGGCCCAGTACATCCTGGAGCGGCGCAGCTAG